A genomic segment from Pseudalkalibacillus berkeleyi encodes:
- a CDS encoding ABC transporter substrate-binding protein, which yields MKKGFLIALATIMLLSVALVGCSSSGGDDDKDKAQALVFGRGGDSVGLDPATVTDGESFKVIKNVYDTLVEYGEQDTDVNPSLAEDWEISDDGLTYTFMLREGVKFHNGEDFTADAVVKNFERWMTSGDSGKYAYYASMFGGFKGDEGHVIKSVEAKDENTVVFTLNRPQAPFLKNLAMTPFSIGAPGEFDKLETEPVGTGPFKFVSWKRNDRITLEKNEEYWKEGLPKLDKVIFRAIPDNSNRLNALKTGEIHLMDGVNPSDVAEIEDNSDLQTFFRPSMNVGYLGFNTEMEPFTNKKVRQALNHAVDKESLIKAFYEGQAEPAKNPMPPVIDGYNDEIDAYPFDLEKAKQLLAEAGYPDGFKTELWAMPVPRPYMPNGKKAAEAIASNFAKIGVDAEIVSFEWGTYLEKAQKGEAPMFLLGWTGDNGDADNFLYTLLDKDTIDSNNYSRFANDELHEILVEAQSTPEKEKRAELYKEAQVILHEESPWVPLVHSKPALAGMKNVEGFKPHPTGSDKLTNVSLK from the coding sequence ATGAAAAAAGGTTTCTTAATCGCACTAGCCACTATCATGCTCTTGTCTGTTGCCCTCGTAGGGTGTAGCAGTTCAGGAGGAGACGATGACAAAGATAAGGCACAAGCATTAGTATTTGGCCGTGGTGGTGACTCAGTAGGACTTGATCCTGCAACAGTTACTGATGGAGAATCATTCAAAGTCATTAAGAACGTTTATGACACGCTAGTAGAATATGGTGAGCAAGACACTGATGTAAACCCTTCACTTGCTGAAGACTGGGAAATTTCTGATGATGGATTGACTTACACTTTCATGCTACGTGAAGGCGTAAAGTTCCACAATGGCGAAGATTTCACTGCTGATGCAGTTGTCAAAAACTTCGAGCGTTGGATGACAAGCGGAGACTCTGGTAAGTACGCTTACTACGCGTCAATGTTTGGTGGATTTAAAGGAGACGAAGGACACGTAATTAAAAGTGTTGAAGCAAAAGATGAGAATACTGTTGTATTCACATTGAACCGCCCTCAAGCGCCTTTCTTGAAGAACTTAGCAATGACGCCGTTCTCAATTGGTGCACCAGGTGAGTTCGATAAACTTGAAACAGAACCTGTAGGAACTGGACCATTCAAGTTTGTAAGTTGGAAGCGTAATGACCGCATTACTCTTGAAAAGAATGAAGAATACTGGAAAGAAGGACTACCAAAGCTTGATAAAGTTATCTTCCGAGCAATTCCAGATAACTCAAACCGTCTGAATGCATTGAAGACTGGTGAAATTCACTTAATGGATGGTGTGAATCCGAGTGATGTTGCTGAGATTGAAGACAATAGCGATCTTCAAACTTTCTTCCGTCCATCTATGAACGTTGGTTACCTTGGTTTCAATACAGAAATGGAGCCATTCACGAACAAGAAAGTACGTCAAGCATTGAACCATGCTGTAGATAAAGAATCACTTATTAAAGCGTTCTATGAAGGACAAGCTGAGCCTGCAAAGAACCCAATGCCTCCAGTAATCGATGGATACAATGATGAAATTGATGCATATCCATTTGACCTAGAGAAAGCGAAGCAATTATTAGCTGAAGCAGGATATCCTGACGGATTCAAAACTGAACTATGGGCTATGCCAGTACCACGTCCATACATGCCTAACGGTAAGAAAGCTGCTGAAGCAATCGCTTCTAACTTTGCAAAAATCGGTGTTGACGCTGAAATCGTTTCATTCGAGTGGGGTACTTACCTAGAAAAAGCACAAAAAGGTGAAGCACCGATGTTCCTACTAGGTTGGACTGGGGACAACGGAGATGCTGATAACTTCCTTTACACGTTGCTTGATAAAGACACGATCGATTCAAACAACTACTCACGCTTTGCAAATGATGAGCTACACGAAATTCTAGTTGAAGCTCAATCAACTCCTGAAAAAGAAAAGCGTGCAGAACTTTATAAAGAAGCACAAGTGATCCTACACGAAGAATCACCTTGGGTTCCACTTGTTCACTCTAAACCAGCTCTTGCAGGAATGAAGAACGTAGAAGGATTCAAGCCACATCCAACTGGTTCTGATAAGCTAACAAATGTTTCTTTAAAGTAA
- a CDS encoding ABC transporter ATP-binding protein, giving the protein MDAPVLDVKGLKTHFFTDEGEIPAVNNVDFHVNRGEVLGIVGESGCGKSVTSLSVMGLVPKPPGKIVGGEILYHGEDLTKASDKRMRQIRGNDIAMIFQEPMTSLNPVYKIGNQLIEAIRLHNAWDKKKARQRAIEIMKLVGLPRADELMESYPHQLSGGMRQRVMIAMAMVCEPEVLIADEPTTALDVTIQAQILDLMKRLNKETDTSIIMITHDLGVVAEMCERIVVMYAGKVIEEASVATIFKEPKHPYTVGLIQSVPDMRSKKDRLYSIPGTVPKPGSIKTGCQFAPRCEHAFDRCFSETPELENQEDGSRVRCWLHNS; this is encoded by the coding sequence ATGGATGCTCCAGTGCTGGACGTTAAGGGATTAAAGACCCATTTTTTCACTGATGAAGGTGAAATACCAGCAGTTAACAATGTTGATTTTCATGTAAACCGAGGCGAAGTACTCGGCATAGTAGGAGAATCAGGCTGCGGGAAAAGTGTGACTTCACTATCAGTTATGGGACTTGTACCTAAACCCCCAGGTAAAATCGTCGGTGGTGAAATTCTTTATCACGGTGAAGATCTGACCAAAGCATCAGATAAGCGGATGAGACAAATTCGTGGTAATGATATCGCTATGATATTCCAAGAACCGATGACATCACTTAACCCCGTATACAAAATTGGAAATCAACTTATAGAAGCTATTCGATTGCATAATGCGTGGGATAAGAAAAAGGCAAGGCAGCGCGCAATTGAGATCATGAAGCTTGTTGGATTGCCTAGAGCAGATGAATTGATGGAAAGCTATCCTCATCAACTCTCAGGTGGAATGAGACAAAGAGTCATGATTGCAATGGCGATGGTTTGTGAGCCCGAAGTACTAATTGCAGATGAACCAACAACGGCACTTGATGTAACGATTCAAGCGCAAATTTTAGATTTGATGAAACGGCTAAATAAAGAAACGGATACATCCATTATCATGATTACGCATGATCTTGGTGTAGTTGCAGAAATGTGTGAGCGTATTGTTGTTATGTATGCCGGGAAGGTCATTGAAGAGGCAAGTGTTGCAACCATCTTCAAGGAGCCTAAGCATCCTTACACCGTAGGACTGATTCAATCAGTACCTGATATGAGATCTAAGAAAGACCGTTTATATTCTATCCCTGGTACTGTTCCCAAACCAGGATCAATTAAAACTGGATGTCAGTTTGCACCACGTTGTGAACATGCTTTTGACCGCTGTTTCTCTGAAACACCAGAACTAGAAAATCAAGAAGATGGAAGCCGGGTTCGTTGCTGGCTCCATAACAGCTAG
- a CDS encoding ABC transporter ATP-binding protein produces the protein MSQPLLDVKGLKKHFPITGGVFGKQVGSVKAVDGVSFSVREGETLGLVGESGCGKSTTGRMLLRLLEPTEGEVHFNGKELTKLSSSEMRKMRRDIQMVFQDPYASLNPRHTVEKIIEEPMIVHGIEKDSKKRKDRVRELLETVGLSAYHAKRYPHQFSGGQRQRIGIARALAVRPKLIIADEPVSALDVSVQAQVLNLMQDLQKEFDLTFLFIAHDLGVVRHISDRVGVMYLGRLVELANSEKLYEKPLHPYTQALLSAVPIPDVDYKKDRVMLEGDVPSPSNPPSGCPFHTRCPEAMDVCKKVVPKFQEIEQDHYVACHLYEEDKSI, from the coding sequence ATGTCACAGCCATTATTAGATGTTAAAGGTTTGAAAAAACATTTTCCGATCACCGGTGGTGTGTTCGGAAAACAAGTAGGATCAGTTAAAGCGGTTGATGGTGTATCCTTCTCAGTTAGAGAAGGCGAAACGCTTGGCCTCGTAGGTGAAAGCGGTTGCGGAAAATCCACAACTGGACGCATGTTACTACGATTACTTGAACCTACAGAAGGTGAAGTTCATTTCAATGGAAAAGAACTCACGAAATTATCAAGCTCTGAAATGAGGAAAATGAGACGCGATATTCAAATGGTTTTCCAAGATCCATATGCGTCACTAAATCCAAGACATACAGTTGAGAAAATTATTGAAGAACCGATGATTGTTCACGGGATTGAAAAAGATAGCAAGAAACGAAAAGACCGAGTCCGTGAACTCCTAGAAACTGTTGGCCTTAGCGCTTACCATGCAAAGCGTTATCCTCACCAATTTAGTGGAGGCCAGCGTCAACGTATTGGTATCGCAAGAGCCCTAGCCGTTAGGCCAAAGTTAATCATAGCTGATGAACCTGTTTCCGCTTTGGATGTTTCTGTACAGGCACAAGTATTAAACCTCATGCAAGACCTCCAAAAGGAATTCGACTTAACATTTCTGTTCATTGCACATGATCTTGGTGTTGTCCGACACATAAGTGATCGGGTAGGCGTTATGTACCTTGGCAGACTTGTCGAATTAGCAAACAGTGAAAAGCTATATGAAAAACCACTACATCCATATACGCAAGCATTGTTATCTGCTGTACCTATTCCGGATGTTGATTACAAGAAGGATCGGGTCATGTTGGAAGGTGATGTACCAAGTCCATCCAATCCGCCATCTGGCTGCCCGTTCCATACGAGATGTCCTGAAGCTATGGATGTTTGTAAAAAGGTTGTTCCAAAGTTCCAAGAGATCGAACAAGATCATTATGTAGCTTGTCACCTTTATGAGGAAGACAAGTCCATATAA